In Exiguobacterium sibiricum 7-3, a genomic segment contains:
- a CDS encoding YajQ family cyclic di-GMP-binding protein, whose translation MAAKDNSFDIVSQINIEEVKNAMQVALKEITNRFDFKGSKSDMKLEKEDLILISDDNFKLDQVKDVLTAKLIKREVPTKNLQYEKVEQAAGNTVRQRVILKSGIDRDDAKKINNAVKESKLKVKTQIQDDQIRVTGKSRDDLQQVMQIVRELPLSVDVQFLNFR comes from the coding sequence ATGGCAGCAAAAGACAATTCATTTGATATCGTGTCACAAATCAACATCGAGGAAGTCAAAAACGCGATGCAAGTCGCTTTAAAGGAAATCACGAACCGCTTTGATTTCAAAGGATCAAAAAGCGACATGAAACTCGAGAAAGAAGATTTGATTCTGATCTCAGATGACAATTTTAAACTCGATCAAGTCAAAGACGTCCTGACAGCTAAACTCATTAAACGCGAAGTCCCGACGAAAAACCTGCAATACGAAAAAGTCGAGCAGGCAGCCGGAAACACGGTCCGTCAACGCGTGATTCTCAAAAGCGGAATCGATCGTGATGATGCTAAAAAAATCAACAATGCCGTCAAGGAATCAAAACTCAAGGTCAAAACTCAGATTCAAGACGATCAAATCCGTGTCACAGGAAAATCGCGGGATGACTTACAGCAAGTCATGCAAATCGTCCGCGAATTGCCATTATCGGTCGACGTTCAGTTCCTCAATTTCCGTTAA